A section of the Oryza sativa Japonica Group chromosome 1, ASM3414082v1 genome encodes:
- the LOC4327297 gene encoding stem 28 kDa glycoprotein has protein sequence MAPKRLVCFLAVAAALATTCHGWGAGAGDVVSSSAAALSFVDRLRQMMIPAAVGDGDYCDSWRVGVEANNVRGWTAAPRKCDNYVENYMRGHHYRRDSKVVVDEAAAYAEAAVLSGDPAADANATWVFDVDETALSHVKFYKKHGFGYHRTDEPAFMEWLIAGRASALPNTVTLYKKLLLLGVKIVFLSDRPDTPELRNATATNLIKEGFDCWDELILRSENSTATGSVVEYKSGERKKLEEEKGMVIIGNIGDQWSDLLGSPEGRRTFKLPNPAYYIDNYKRAGAAVRAAVAITASSSSSSS, from the exons atggcgcccaAGCGACTTGTCTGCTTCTTGGCCGTGGCCGCCGCGCTAGCCACCACCTGCCACGggtggggcgccggcgccggcgatgtcgtgtcgtcgtcggcggcggcgctctcgtTCGTGGACAGGCTGAGGCAGATGATGATCCCGGCGGCCGTGGGCGACGGCGACTACTGCGACAGCTGGCGCGTCGGCGTGGAGGCGAACAACGTGCGGgggtggacggcggcgccgcgcaaGTGCGACAACTACGTCGAGAACTACATGCGCGGCCACCACTACCGCCGCGACAGcaaggtcgtcgtcgacgaggccgccgcctacgccgaggccgccgtcctctccggcgaccccgccgccgacgccaacgCCACCTGGGTGTTCGACGTCGACGAGACCGCCCTCTCCCACGTCAAGTTCTACAAGAAGCACGGCTTCGGGTACCACAGAACCGACGAGCCGGCGTTCATGGAGTGGCTGATCGCCGGCAGAGCGTCGGCGTTGCCGAACACGGTGACGCTGTACAAGAAGCTGCTCCTCCTCGGCGTCAAGATCGTCTTCCTGTCGGACAGGCCGGACACGCCGGAGCTGAGGAACGCCACCGCCACCAATCTCATCAAGGAAGGCTTCGACTGCTGGGACGAGCTCATATTAAG GTCGGAGAACTCGACGGCGACGGGATCGGTGGTGGAGTACAAGTCGGGGGAGAGGaagaagctggaggaggagaaggggatggTGATCATCGGCAACATCGGCGACCAGTGGAGCGACCTGCTGGGCTCGCCGGAGGGCCGCCGGACCTTCAAGCTGCCCAACCCTGCCTACTACATCGACAACTACaagcgcgccggcgccgccgtccgcgccgccgtagccattacagcctcctcctcgtcgtcgtcgtcgtga